The sequence below is a genomic window from Monodelphis domestica isolate mMonDom1 chromosome 2, mMonDom1.pri, whole genome shotgun sequence.
AAAGACCTTCTGAGATGCCTTCCTGCTTTATCTTTGATCCTATTATAAGTACAATTCCTTGATTCCTTCCAGCAGGAGCTGGAAGGGTAGAAGGGAAAAGTGAAATAGAAtgtctttatttctcctttttttcgtGCCAGATGTATAAAAGTAAGTTGAAGAGGCAATTCAAAGCTCATTCATTACACAGTACGATAGAATGCAAAGAATCCCAGCTCttccacttattagctgtatgaccttggacaagtcactgacttcatcttcctcatctttgaagttgggactagatgacttttaggGGCTCTTCCAGCTTTTTCAGTCTTTGGTCCTCTAGTCTCGGGTAAGTAAGGGAGAACTGAAAAGTTTTTAGGAGCAAGGAAGGCCAGCAGATAGGGACCAAATTCAGAAGTCAAAGGCATCAGCCCACAATCATGGTCTTAGTTCCTGAGCCCTGGGGAAtcatttttctctaattcagaGGGTTTTGTTGCTCCATTCATCTAGGGCCCCCCAGCCCACCCCATCCCCCCCTTCCAAGGCAGCTGTTCCTTCCTCTGCTTCCAGAGCACTTAGAATAGCAACTCAAGGAGAAGAATAAAATGCTGACTATGGCAGAGACAGCAATCATAGTGCTTGTACGAGTTCTTGGTCCCATTCTCTATGTCCACAATGAAGTCCTCCCCCAAGAGGAATAACTGCATGAGCAAGGGCTCTTTTGTGAATGGAGACCTCAAGGGCAGCAGCAGGATAGTgctggagaggagaagggaggatttAGCTTTACTCCCTCTGAAAAGAATTGATTGCCTGAATCAGAATCCCTCCCATTGGCCATGGCAATGGTTTGGGCAGACTGCTCTCTTTCAGCCCCATCCTGGGGTCAGAGCCTAACCAGCAAGGGGTGCCAAGCCTTCCCCCTTTGGAAGGAAAGGGCCACACAGTAAGGCAGATCTGTGTCCAAAGGCCAGTCAACTAAACGTTTGTTAAGGGGCATctaagtggcccagtggacagagaaccTCGCCTAGGGATCGGAAGTCCTGGGTTTACCtgagactcttcctagctgtgtgaccctcaggaagtcatttaaccccaaatgcctagcccttttgCCCTGGGATCGATAGTGAGTaaagattccaagacagaagataagagttttaaaaaattagtggATGGAAGGAAACAAGTGTTTATGTggtactactatgtgccaggcaccgggCTAAGGACTTGatgaatattatctcctttgatccccacaacaaccctaggaagtaggtactgttattgttcccattttgtagatgaggaaactgaggcaaatagcagttAAAGTGATTTATCTCCAGTCatcaactagtaaatgtcagaggcaggatttgaattcaggtcttccagattctaagGCTACTGCTTTAATCCACTGTGTTCCCTATCTGAccctagaaaaggaaaagagctaTTAATGAGAATAATAAGAGCTGACATTTCCATAGCACTGTGTATGGGTTTAATTGACCTAATTGGTTACCTTGTATTTCccttggacacacacacacacacacacacacacacacacacacacacacacatcgtATCTGCTCATATGGGTACATGTTGTTTCCTAGAAAGAACATAAGCTCTTAAACACAGTGCCTGTCACACAGTAGctatttagtaaatgcttttgtTCCATGGGTTTGTTGCATTTGTTGATGAGTTGAGACTCACAAAAGCCCTGTGAGATAGGGAGTGTCATTGGCATTAGCTCTATTTTATAGAGGTGAAGCCATTCATCCACCATCAAGTGGCAGAGCagcaatttgaacccaggtcctttcacttcaaatgaagtcacaaagaaatTTTCTCTCTGAGGAGCAGAGACTGGGTATATGAGAATCTATTGTAGGAAGGAGAGTGAGAAAGAGCGAAGACCAAAAGAAATAACGTGAAAGAAAAGCCTTAGATTTGGGGTCTTGTTGGAGAAAATTAGTGACCCGTCCAAGGTGCAGCAGCAAGTTAATGGCAGATTCATCAAAGGCTAAGGGGATCCTGAGCTAGAAAAATAGATTGGTTTTCAGCCTTTGAGTCACTGAAGCCCTTTGTCTCAGGAGATCGTCAAAGCCAAGATGTCCAATAATTTTGCATCTTGGTGGAAATCAGGTCTGGTGGCTTCTGCATTTAATTGTTGTGAATCTATTTCCTGTCACAGGGTGTGAAGTGGGGCTTTTCTTAGCTTTCACCCCATTTTCTTGCTCACcttactccctccccccaacacaTAAAGAACCCAGCTGACATGGCAATATACGTAGGGTGTGCTGTGCGTAAAAATACCCAAGTTGAgccatttccttctgcttccGTTGTTGCTTGTGATAAGATACCCCAGATCCTCCTAACGGGTGAACTAGGCATCCTGGTAGATTGGTACCATTGAAAGTCTCTGAGTTATTTTATTCTTTAGGgggttttctcccctttcttgagcccttttctttttcttttttttctcattctttttccatcTGCCTATATTTTTCCCCCCTGACTCtgcctttttctttgttctctttccttgTGGCTAAGTGACACTGTTGTTCTGTGTGAGACTCTGCTGTatctgagaagggaagggagcagtGTCTGTCATTTCCCCTCAATTTGGCTGCCTCTCTTGAGAAGCTGACTCCTTCAGGTCCTCAGAGCGGTCAGGAACCTCTCACCTTACttatcccacctggcctgtgagtCACTCCTTTCAGCTTTAGTTCTTGGGGGGTTCTGGCCAGCTGGCTGGGTATCTGTCTGAATTCTCCCCAGAatctggggaaaggggagggtcTTGGATGCACCCACCACCATGAAACGGAAGATATTGGTGGCTTTCCATGAAAGCTGGAAGGTAACATCACCCACACCCCAGAATGCTTCAGGGGTCATAGACAGACCCACCAGCTGGGAACATGGTCGGGACAGCAGAAGGCTGAGTTCAGGGAGGGTGTGGCTTTTCTGTGGATATTGGAATGGAGGATTAGAATAAATTGGACATCATCTTTATAATTTTCCAACAAAGAACTGGACttcattagaatcaatattctggaGATAGAgagtatttgcttgtgtttctccAGAAGTTTCCAgtgcatatttctttttattttacaggtggggaTATCAAGGCACAAAGGGACCATGTGTAATTTATTTTACCTGATGATGGTTTTTGTTGCaataatttggttttccttttttgttatgtgGGATATGGGTTGGAGagtgaggaaagagaaagaaagaagggagggagggaggaaagaagaaagggaaggaggaagggagggctcTGTAAATAACCCACAGTGCTCTTTGTGTAAAGGCTGAGAATGCATTCTGTTGACTGGCAAGGGCAAGTATATGTACgttgtaaaaataaattctttgttataagggatagttctctgggagaggagaggagaggagaggagagaagaggagagggagaagattcCAGGGGgaaattgtaaaaacaaaaaaatagtaaaaatttatttttgaaaagcaAGCTGTACATAATAGAGATCTGCAGTTTTagatacaatcctctttttcgaTCTTATTATGCATATGGAAATGCCTATTTCATTTAGTGTTTgctaaatttagaataaaaattaaaagacaaaaaccCACAAAAGGACTGAGTAAGTGGAAGCTACCCAGCCTACTTAAGAAATAGAATCAAGAATATCTTATCAACCCCCCAGAGCATCTCCTCCCAACCTATTTCCCcaacctctctccttttttctctcaccTCCAGGCAGACAAGAGTGACCTCGTTGCACTTCCCGGTGGCCCTGGCCATGGCGACTCAGATGGCCCCATCAGCCTGGATGTCCCTGAAGGGACCCCAGATCCCCACCGGACCAAGGCCGCCATTGAACACCTGCACCAGAAGATTCTCAAAATCACAGAGCAGATTAAGATTGAGCAGGAGGCCCGGGATGACAACGTGGCCGAGTACTTGAAGCTGGCCAACAATGCGGACAAGCAGCAGGTGTCACGTATCAAACAGGTGTTTGAGAAGAAGAACCAGAAGTCAGCCCAGACCATCGCCCAGCTGCACAAGAAGCTAGAGCATTACCACCGGAGACTGAAAGAGATTGAACAGAATGGGCCCTCTCGGCAGCCCAAAGATGTCCTGAGGGACATGCAGCAGGGGCTGAAGGACGTGGGTGCCAACATGCGGGCGGGCATCAGTGGCTTCGGGGGTGGTGTGGTAGAGGGCGTCAAGGGGAGCCTCTCAGGGCTCTCCCAGGTGACCCACACAGCCGTGGTGTCCAAGCCCCGGGAGTTCGCAAGCCTCATCCGTAATAAATTTGGCAGTGCGGACAATATCGCCCACCTGAAGGACCCGCTTGAGGATGGCCACCCAGAGGAGGCAGCCAGGGCTCTAAGTGGCAGTGCCACGCTGGTATCCAGTCCCAAGTATGGGAGTGACGACGAGTGTTCCAGTGCAAGTGCCAGCTCTGCCGGGGCAGGCAGTAACTCTGGGGCAGGGGCCGGTGGGGGACTAGGGAGCCCCAAGTCCAACACTCTGTATAGTCACCCCAACAACCTAGATACCCTTCTGGAAGAGCTGCGAGAGATCAAGGAGGGGCAATCACACCTGGAGGACTCCATGGAAGACTTGAAGACTCAGCTCCAGCGAGACTATACTTACATGACACAGTGCCTACAGGAGGAACGCTACAGGTAGGAGACTGCGACTGTTCCTGGTGTCCCTGAGCACCCACATTCTCTTTCTGCTCTCTGTCCCTTTTCATACTTATCTCTTAGGTCTGTCTTCTatgtgagatgatacctctgAGTACAGAGTTCCCCTAGGAGATGAGAATGCAACAAGAGAGATTTGGGAAGGGCATGGAAGGCTAGAGTGGGGCGATCAGGAGTGGACTGGGTAAAGGTTTTCCTAAAAGGGTTGGGGCCACCTAAAGGCATAGGAGAGGATTTAGATGACCTTAgatgggggcgggggagggaaacatggaagaatattctaaattaattaaataactaaaatttttcaaatcccaaaaaaatcaaattaaaaggaTGACCTTagatgattttacatgtatatatatatacatatatatatatgtgtatacatacatatctacgtgtctctctgtctctctctgtctctctgtctctttgtctctctgtctctctctctctctgtctctctctctgtctctctctctgtctgtctgtctgtctgtctctctctctctctctctctctctctctctctctctctctctctctttctccacatgcacacacacacatatttatggcAGCTAGACCACTTGTTGGATCCAGCATTGAAcctggaaattgaggcaaatagaagtttgAATAAGTAGCAAAGGCAGGATTGGAACACTGGCCTTCTTGACTCctatggcagctaggtggaaggtctggagtcaggaagactcatcttcctgagttcaaatccaacctcagacacttactagctatatgaccccaggcaaatcatgtaacctctgcttgccttaattccttggagaaggaaatagcaagccattccagtatcttcatttaaaaattttttttttaattttaaatttttaaaagaaatttatttaatttaattaattaatttggaatatttttccatggttccatgattcatgttctttccctcccctcctcccaccctgagctgacaaacaattgcactgggctttacatgtatcattgttcagaatccattttcatgttattgatatttgcaatagagtgatcacttagagtctacatccccaatcatatccccactgaatcatgtgatcaatcatatggtttttcttctgtgtttctgctcccacagttctttctctggatatgggtagtgttctttctcctaagtccctcagaattgtccttacttcagtatcttaaaaaaacaaataagcaaacaaaaaaaccaacactctttttctgtcttagaatcaatcctaagttattatcaattctaaggcagaactgCAGGCAAACAGTCAGgactaagcaattgaggttaagtgacttatccagggtcacatagctaagaagtatctgaggtcagttttgaatccaggacctcccatctctaggcttagctctatACATGGATAAACCTTATGTTAATTAATATAAaaactgcttgccttctcaaggagggggaagggatagAACAGAATTGGAGAATTTGGAacacaaatttttttaatgattgttaaAACTTTTCATacctgtaattgggaaatatttaatgaagtaaatgaaaattatttttaaaaaattataaacctaGCTCGGGTCAAGCAAACAAAATGCCTTTGGACATTATGtggatggaaaaattaaaaataaaaccagtttATTGTCTAATTTAGAATTTCTGATGGATGCTGGGCTGAAACCAACTGGAACCTCTCTCCCctgaaaaagaggaggaggaggaatgatcatggtggtggtggtggtggtagaaatAGTAATAGCTCATGTTTCCCGTGTCATTGTGTACTTTTCAAAGCAATATcttttcaatcaatcaagaaatatttattaagggggtagctaggtggctcagtggattgagagccaggcccagagacaggaggtcctaggttcaaacctagcctcagatacttcctagctgtgtgaccctgggcaagtcactgaacccccttttgcctatcccttaccacccttctgccttctACAATATCCATGATATttattcttagacagaaggtaaaggtctaaaaaaagaaagaaatatttattaagctcctgctatgtgtaaggcactatgctaaacactggggatacagagaaaggtaaaagacagttcctgccctcaaggagcttctagtcGAATGGGAGAGTCAACATGCAAGCGAGTACTACAAACAAGCTAGATACAAGAGAAATAGGAGGCAATGGAATTATGAagatatccccattttaaagatggaagtgtaaaaagatttttttttaaactgtaaaaaaagaaaagaaaaagatttgtttATGGGCATATGGCTAGTATCAGAGCCAGGAACTTAACCAAGTCTTCTCTGAACACCCACAGCCCTATATTAACACTATATAGTAGGagtacagctaggtggcatagtccAGAGAACTCTCAACCTGGAGTGAGGAAATCCTAAGTTTGAATCCATGCTTTGACACATtatcctgggcaaatgacttaacctctatgtgcctcagttttcctatctataaaaaaggaataataagagcatctacccCCTAGGATTatagtgaggataaaatgagatcatatttgtgaaTTGTTATCTACTGCtagctattgctattattaaaatTGTCCTAGAGATGGTTGGAAGTTctggagtcaaatctggcctcagacacttgttagttgtatgaccctggggaagtcacttaatgtccattgcctagcccttacccctcttctgccttgaaaccattaAGATTCTAAgagagcaagatatagttttatattcacatatatctttttgtcaaatgatgctctCTCTAGTGTGgacaagagaaggaagaagggagatatCTGGGGTTTTAGTGtaacaaaagaataaagaaaatttcaaaagtaaataaaaaagtgCTGCAAAaaagattctaagagagaaggtaagggtttaaaaaaaagaaaaggatgaaatgGACAATATAtaggtaaagcactttgcaaatcttaaagt
It includes:
- the TMCC2 gene encoding transmembrane and coiled-coil domains protein 2 isoform X2, which encodes MKSREADKSDLVALPGGPGHGDSDGPISLDVPEGTPDPHRTKAAIEHLHQKILKITEQIKIEQEARDDNVAEYLKLANNADKQQVSRIKQVFEKKNQKSAQTIAQLHKKLEHYHRRLKEIEQNGPSRQPKDVLRDMQQGLKDVGANMRAGISGFGGGVVEGVKGSLSGLSQVTHTAVVSKPREFASLIRNKFGSADNIAHLKDPLEDGHPEEAARALSGSATLVSSPKYGSDDECSSASASSAGAGSNSGAGAGGGLGSPKSNTLYSHPNNLDTLLEELREIKEGQSHLEDSMEDLKTQLQRDYTYMTQCLQEERYRYERLEEQLNDLTELHQNEMTNLKQELASMEEKVAYQSYERARDIQEAVESCLTRVTKLELQQQQQQVVQLEGVENANARALLGKFINVILALMAVLLVFVSTIANFITPLMKTRLRIASTALLVLVLFLLWKHWDSLSYLLEHVVLPS